From one Camelus dromedarius isolate mCamDro1 chromosome 32, mCamDro1.pat, whole genome shotgun sequence genomic stretch:
- the CHST9 gene encoding carbohydrate sulfotransferase 9 isoform X2: MGEWGREENKERLQDGDLHTTCGLYPESNPKSHMPRDRKEKTENLLLHSEKPTRVLTETSHPQGEARALSRTTGSPTVKLTERHQGTNTLFRKFSEMKWPMDVRPLNKSLVSDGKWKRADATQEKRRSFLQEFCKKYGGVSRPQSHLFHMVSRIYVEDKHKILYCEVPKAGCSNWKRVLMVLSGLAPSADNISHDAVHYGKHLKKLDSFDLKGIHIRLNTYTKAVFVRDPMERLVSAFRDKFEHPNSYYHPVFGKAIIKKYRPNACEEALNNGSGVKFKEFIHYLLDSHRPVGMDIHWEKVSKLCYPCLISYDFVGKFETLEEDANYFLQLIGAPKELKFPNFKDRHASDRRTNAQVVRQYLKDLTQTERQLIYDFYSLDYLMFNYTTPFL; the protein is encoded by the coding sequence AACCCCAAGTCCCACATGCCCAGGGATcgcaaggagaaaacagaaaatctccTACTCCACTCTGAGAAGCCCACTCGGGTCTTAACGGAGACCAGCCACCCACAAGGTGAGGCACGAGCCTTGAGTAGGACCACAGGGTCACCAACAGTTAAGTTGACTGAAAGACATCAAGGGACTAATACCCTTTTCAGGAAGTTCAGCGAAATGAAGTGGCCAATGGATGTTCGCCCTTTAAACAAAAGCTTAGTCAGTGATGGCAAATGGAAGAGAGCTGATGCAACTCAAGAAAAACGCCGGTCTTTCCTTCAGGAATTTTGCAAGAAATATGGCGGGGTGAGTCGCCCTCAGTCACATCTTTTTCACATGGTATCCAGGATCTATGTGGAAGACAAACACAAAATCTTATATTGTGAAGTGCCGAAAGCTGGCTGTTCCAACTGGAAGAGAGTTCTGATGGTACTCAGTGGCTTGGCTCCCTCTGCGGACAACATCTCTCATGATGCTGTTCACTATGGGAAGCATTTGAAAAAGCTCGACAGCTTTGACTTAAAAGGGATTCATATTCGTTTAAACACCTACACCAAAGCTGTGTTTGTTCGTGATCCCATGGAAAGGTTAGTGTCAGCATTTAGGGACAAATTTGAACACCCCAATAGTTACTACCATCCTGTGTTTGGGAAGGCAATTATAAAGAAATATCGGCCGAATGCCTGTGAGGAAGCATTAAATAATGGCTCTGGAGTCAAATTCAAAGAGTTCATTCACTATTTGCTGGATTCGCACCGTCCAGTAGGCATGGACATCCACTGGGAAAAGGTCAGCAAACTCTGCTATCCGTGTTTGATCAGCTATGATTTTGTCGGAAAATTTGAAACTTTGGAAGAAGATGCCAATTACTTTTTACAGCTGATTGGAGCTCCAAAAGAGCTGAAATTTCCCAACTTTAAGGATCGACACGCTTCTGATAGAAGAACCAATGCTCAGGTGGTGAGACAGTATTTAAAGGATCTGACTCAAACTGAGAGACAATTAATCTATGACTTTTATTCCTTGGACTACTTGATGTTTAATTATACAACTCCGTTTTTGTAG